One Nostoc punctiforme PCC 73102 DNA window includes the following coding sequences:
- a CDS encoding MFS transporter, whose translation MFPTEPAAVNNGFGALLKNRGFMLLWIGQLVSQLADKVFFVLMIALLENYSPLPGLAQNSMYSTLMLSFTIPAILFGSAGGIFVDRLPKKLIMVGSDVVRGILTLCLPLLPRQFLILLILTFAISTVTQFFAPAEQAAIPLLVKRENLLAANALFTSTMMGALIVGFAIGEPILSLAKSWMGEEYGQELVVGGLYILSAAIMQPIKFKEPKRPREHRASNNPWAEFTESLRYLKKNPLILNAMLQLTTLYCVFAALTVLTIRLAEEFGLKEKQFGFFLAAAGVGMVSGAAILGHWGDKLHHKPLPLIGFLMMALVLGVFTFTHNLLLALALCGFLGIGAALIGVPMQTLIQQQTPPTMHGKVFGFQNHAVNIALALPLAITGPLTDALGLRIVLIGMSVVVVFVGVWAWKNTRNVLQDVI comes from the coding sequence ATGTTTCCAACTGAACCAGCTGCTGTTAATAACGGGTTTGGCGCACTGCTAAAAAACCGTGGTTTTATGCTCCTGTGGATTGGGCAACTGGTGTCCCAGTTAGCAGATAAGGTTTTCTTTGTTTTGATGATTGCTCTGCTGGAGAACTATTCACCGCTTCCTGGCTTGGCACAGAACTCTATGTACTCAACTTTGATGCTGTCCTTTACAATACCAGCAATTTTGTTTGGCTCTGCTGGTGGTATCTTTGTTGACCGCTTGCCAAAAAAGCTAATTATGGTTGGCTCAGATGTTGTGCGGGGAATATTAACACTGTGTCTTCCCTTGTTACCAAGACAGTTTCTGATTCTATTAATCCTGACTTTTGCCATCTCTACGGTGACGCAGTTTTTTGCACCCGCTGAACAAGCAGCCATTCCCCTGTTGGTGAAGCGAGAGAATTTGTTAGCAGCCAATGCGCTGTTTACCAGCACAATGATGGGAGCTTTAATTGTTGGCTTTGCCATCGGAGAGCCGATTTTGAGTTTGGCAAAAAGCTGGATGGGAGAAGAATACGGTCAAGAGCTTGTGGTTGGTGGATTATACATATTGTCGGCTGCAATTATGCAACCGATTAAGTTTAAAGAACCCAAACGACCGAGGGAACATCGGGCATCAAATAACCCTTGGGCTGAATTCACTGAAAGCCTGCGCTATCTCAAGAAAAACCCTTTAATCTTGAACGCTATGCTGCAACTGACAACTTTATATTGTGTGTTTGCAGCGTTAACAGTGCTGACAATTCGATTAGCTGAAGAGTTTGGTTTAAAAGAAAAACAGTTTGGCTTTTTCTTAGCAGCAGCAGGAGTGGGTATGGTATCTGGTGCAGCGATTTTAGGTCACTGGGGTGATAAATTGCATCACAAGCCCCTACCCTTAATTGGATTTTTGATGATGGCACTAGTTTTAGGAGTGTTCACTTTTACGCATAACTTATTACTGGCGCTAGCACTCTGTGGATTTTTGGGTATAGGTGCTGCCCTAATTGGCGTACCCATGCAAACATTAATTCAACAGCAAACACCACCTACCATGCACGGTAAAGTATTTGGCTTTCAAAATCATGCTGTTAACATCGCTCTTGCTTTACCTTTAGCAATTACTGGCCCATTAACTGATGCTCTGGGCTTGCGAATTGTGCTTATAGGAATGAGTGTTGTTGTTGTATTTGTGGGTGTTTGGGCTTGGAAAAATACCCGCAATGTCTTACAAGACGTAATTTAA
- a CDS encoding ferrochelatase, whose product MVATPEKVQHTHEHLSGKDRVAVLLMGYGEVESYEDFANYNEQALNLLTAKFAPVPTWIYPPLAKLLALFDRHEWGHTHHDFISPHNAIFEQQRAGIEKNLQEKWGDKVQVFKAFNFCAPFLPNQVLAEIKNKGFEKLLIYPLLVVDSIFTSGIAIEQVNNALVELTDGEEHWVKAQRYIPSFFNEPAYIDLMAHLVEEKIAELAGAYLPSQIGIVLMNHGCPHKAKGFTSGIAESEAMYDLVRDKLINRYPLISVGWLNHDTPLIDWTQPNAEQAANNLIQLGAKVVILMPIGFATENHETLLDVHHIIHALEKQHPGTNYVQMACVNDRPEFLAMVAQWADDHIAELLSEQPLAVNPQLAGDHHHHHHHH is encoded by the coding sequence GTGGTTGCCACGCCGGAAAAAGTACAACACACCCACGAGCATCTATCAGGTAAAGACCGTGTAGCCGTACTGCTTATGGGCTACGGCGAAGTCGAAAGCTACGAAGATTTCGCCAACTATAACGAACAGGCTTTAAATCTACTGACAGCAAAATTCGCACCAGTACCAACCTGGATTTATCCGCCTCTGGCAAAGCTTTTGGCGCTATTTGACCGCCATGAGTGGGGACACACACACCACGATTTTATTTCCCCACACAATGCCATTTTTGAACAGCAGCGGGCTGGGATTGAGAAGAATTTACAAGAAAAATGGGGTGATAAGGTTCAAGTTTTCAAGGCTTTTAACTTCTGTGCCCCTTTCTTACCCAATCAAGTCTTGGCAGAAATCAAAAACAAAGGCTTCGAGAAACTGCTAATCTACCCTTTGCTAGTTGTTGATTCTATCTTCACCAGTGGGATTGCGATCGAGCAAGTTAACAATGCTCTCGTTGAGTTGACTGATGGCGAAGAACACTGGGTTAAAGCACAGCGTTACATTCCTTCTTTCTTCAACGAACCAGCTTACATCGATTTGATGGCTCATCTGGTTGAAGAGAAAATTGCTGAATTAGCAGGAGCTTATCTCCCTTCTCAAATCGGCATTGTATTAATGAATCATGGCTGTCCCCATAAAGCTAAAGGCTTTACTTCTGGGATTGCTGAAAGTGAAGCAATGTACGATTTAGTTCGCGATAAGTTGATTAACCGCTATCCGTTAATCTCGGTGGGTTGGCTCAATCATGACACGCCCTTAATTGATTGGACACAGCCAAACGCCGAACAAGCAGCAAATAACCTGATTCAGTTGGGTGCAAAAGTGGTAATTTTGATGCCAATTGGCTTTGCCACAGAAAACCACGAAACGCTATTGGATGTACACCATATCATCCATGCTTTAGAGAAACAGCATCCTGGTACGAACTACGTGCAAATGGCTTGCGTCAACGATCGCCCAGAATTTTTGGCAATGGTGGCCCAATGGGCTGACGATCATATTGCAGAGTTGTTGTCAGAGCAACCTTTGGCAGTTAATCCCCAACTCGCGGGAGATCACCATCATCACCACCATCATCATTAA
- a CDS encoding NADPH-dependent FMN reductase: MVRIVGIGGSLRPNSYTQLALQVAVQRVEALGAEVEILDLRQLQLPFCTGAKEYPEYPDVKRLQDTVSQSDGLILATPEYHGGVSGVLKNALDLMSFEQLSDKVTGLISVLGGQSNSNALNDLRLIVRWVHGWVIPEQIAIGQAWGAFSPEGKLVDEKLSQRFDQFAQSLVDNTRKLRGVN, translated from the coding sequence ATGGTGAGAATTGTTGGTATTGGTGGTAGTTTAAGACCAAACTCCTATACGCAGCTTGCTTTACAAGTAGCAGTGCAAAGAGTAGAAGCCCTTGGTGCAGAGGTAGAAATTCTTGATTTAAGACAGTTGCAGTTACCGTTTTGCACTGGCGCAAAAGAGTATCCAGAGTACCCAGATGTTAAGCGGTTACAGGATACTGTTAGCCAGTCAGATGGATTAATTTTAGCCACACCTGAGTATCACGGTGGGGTTAGTGGTGTCCTGAAAAATGCTCTAGATTTGATGAGCTTTGAGCAACTGTCTGATAAAGTGACAGGACTAATCAGCGTATTGGGTGGTCAGTCAAATAGTAACGCATTAAATGACCTACGGCTAATTGTCAGATGGGTGCATGGTTGGGTGATTCCAGAACAAATTGCGATCGGACAAGCTTGGGGTGCATTCAGTCCTGAAGGCAAGCTAGTAGATGAAAAGCTTTCTCAAAGATTCGATCAATTTGCTCAGAGTTTAGTTGATAATACTCGCAAGCTGCGAGGCGTGAATTAA
- the ftsH gene encoding ATP-dependent zinc metalloprotease FtsH, with protein MTNLGKKALVKRQSSKRVAWFGAKALPAVGIAASLIMLPGIFGSTPVLAQKAESTSSSSSTSLNYGELIKKAKAGEVQKVELDETEQVARVYLKGQKENTPPQQVRLLAQNTELINILKDKNVEFGEISSANSRAAVGLLINLMWILPLLALMLLFLRRSTNASSQAMNFGKSKARFQMEAKTGVKFEDVAGVEEAKEDLEEVVTFLKQPERFTAVGARIPKGVLLIGPPGTGKTLLAKAIAGEAGVPFFSISGSEFVEMFVGVGASRVRDLFKKAKENAPCLIFIDEIDAVGRQRGAGIGGGNDEREQTLNQLLTEMDGFEGNTGIIIIAATNRPDVLDAALLRPGRFDRQVMVDAPDLKGRLEILKVHARNKKIDPSVSLEAIARRTPGFTGADLANLLNEAAILTARRRKEAVTILEIDAAVDRVVAGMEGTALVDSKSKRLIAYHEVGHALVGTLLKDHDPVQKVTLIPRGQALGLTWFTPNEEQGLVSRSQLKSRITATLGGRAAEEIVFGKPEVTTGASNDLQQVTGMARQMVTRFGMSELGPLSLENQSGEVFLGRDWMNKSDYSEEIAAKIDSQVREIVNNSYIKAKELLEENRIVLERLVDLLIEEETIEGDSFRQIVADNAQIADAQLAVPH; from the coding sequence ATGACAAATTTGGGAAAAAAAGCATTGGTAAAAAGGCAGTCATCAAAGCGAGTTGCTTGGTTTGGTGCGAAGGCGCTGCCCGCCGTAGGCATCGCAGCTAGCTTGATTATGTTACCAGGAATTTTCGGGAGTACCCCCGTCTTGGCACAAAAAGCAGAGAGTACCTCTAGTAGCTCTAGTACCTCTCTAAACTATGGTGAGTTGATCAAGAAAGCGAAGGCGGGAGAAGTCCAAAAAGTAGAGCTTGACGAAACCGAACAGGTAGCAAGAGTTTATCTCAAAGGGCAAAAGGAAAATACGCCACCGCAACAAGTGAGACTTTTAGCGCAAAACACAGAGTTAATTAACATACTCAAAGATAAAAATGTTGAGTTTGGCGAGATTTCCTCTGCTAACAGTCGAGCTGCTGTTGGGCTGTTGATTAATCTTATGTGGATTTTGCCACTGTTAGCTTTAATGCTATTGTTCCTCCGACGCTCTACAAATGCTTCTAGCCAAGCGATGAATTTCGGCAAATCCAAAGCTCGTTTCCAAATGGAAGCCAAAACCGGAGTGAAATTTGAAGATGTCGCCGGGGTTGAAGAAGCTAAAGAAGACCTTGAAGAAGTTGTTACTTTCCTGAAACAACCAGAAAGATTTACGGCTGTAGGTGCGCGGATTCCCAAAGGAGTGCTGTTAATTGGTCCTCCTGGTACTGGTAAAACTTTACTAGCAAAAGCGATCGCAGGCGAAGCAGGTGTACCATTTTTCAGTATTTCCGGTTCGGAATTCGTGGAAATGTTCGTTGGTGTGGGTGCATCTCGCGTGCGCGACCTCTTCAAGAAAGCTAAAGAAAATGCCCCATGTCTAATATTTATTGATGAAATTGACGCAGTAGGTAGACAACGGGGTGCAGGAATCGGTGGCGGTAATGATGAGCGCGAACAAACCCTCAATCAACTGCTCACCGAAATGGATGGTTTTGAAGGCAACACAGGTATTATTATTATTGCTGCCACTAACCGCCCGGATGTCTTAGATGCAGCGTTGCTCAGACCAGGACGCTTTGACAGACAAGTGATGGTGGATGCACCGGATCTCAAAGGGCGACTGGAAATTTTGAAAGTCCACGCGCGGAATAAGAAAATTGACCCTAGCGTATCATTAGAAGCGATCGCTCGTCGCACTCCTGGATTTACTGGCGCAGACTTAGCCAACTTGCTCAACGAAGCGGCAATTCTGACTGCTCGGAGACGCAAAGAAGCTGTCACCATTTTAGAAATTGATGCTGCTGTGGATAGAGTTGTTGCAGGTATGGAAGGTACTGCATTAGTAGACAGCAAGAGCAAACGCTTGATTGCCTATCATGAAGTTGGACACGCTTTAGTAGGCACATTGCTCAAAGACCATGACCCTGTGCAGAAAGTTACATTAATTCCACGGGGACAAGCACTCGGATTAACTTGGTTTACTCCTAACGAAGAACAGGGGTTAGTTTCCCGTTCCCAACTTAAATCCCGGATTACTGCTACTTTGGGTGGTCGCGCCGCCGAGGAAATCGTTTTTGGTAAGCCAGAAGTTACCACAGGTGCAAGCAATGACTTGCAACAGGTGACAGGGATGGCGCGGCAGATGGTGACACGCTTCGGGATGTCAGAATTAGGCCCATTGTCTCTGGAAAATCAGAGTGGAGAGGTATTTTTAGGACGCGACTGGATGAATAAATCAGACTATTCTGAAGAAATTGCCGCCAAGATTGATTCACAGGTGCGTGAAATTGTAAACAACTCTTATATCAAGGCAAAAGAACTGTTGGAAGAAAACCGCATAGTTTTGGAACGTTTAGTAGATTTGTTAATAGAAGAAGAAACAATTGAAGGCGATTCATTCCGCCAAATCGTTGCTGATAATGCCCAAATAGCTGATGCACAATTAGCTGTACCTCATTAG
- a CDS encoding ISKra4-like element ISNpu15 family transposase (programmed frameshift): MKEYSRAIAKILYKSTTGEQLTSLAKIEEVVRSQMRKHVMPEVGFFIENATGESRGYKRKIKSIIGELPITNSQAQKLEIRPHNQLSPYLEACCLRISASVSYQRAAEDIEYLTGVEVSKSVQQRLVHRQNFELPQVESTVEELSVDGGNIRIRTIKGQVCDWKGYKATCLHEKQAIAASFQENSLVIDWVKSQSIAPILTCLGDGHDGIWNIVRDFAPEHQRREVLDWFHLMENLHKIGGSNQRLNQAKILLWQGKVDDAIAVFADCQLKQAFNFCTYLEKHRHRIVNYQYYQAEQICSIGSGTIESTVKQIDRRTKISGAQWKSDNVPQVLAQRQSLSQWINLCSLNKNWDAPVET, encoded by the exons ATAAAAGAATATTCTCGTGCAATAGCAAAGATACTGTACAAAAGTACTACGGGTGAGCAACTCACAAGTTTGGCAAAAATAGAAGAAGTAGTACGCTCTCAAATGCGGAAGCATGTAATGCCAGAAGTA GGTTTTTTTATCGAAAATGCCACAGGAGAAAGCCGCGGATACAAACGAAAAATAAAAAGTATTATTGGAGAACTGCCAATTACAAACTCTCAAGCACAAAAGCTAGAAATTAGACCCCATAATCAATTGAGTCCATATTTAGAAGCTTGTTGCTTACGAATCAGCGCGTCGGTATCGTATCAACGTGCGGCAGAAGATATTGAATATTTAACTGGTGTAGAAGTATCAAAAAGTGTGCAGCAACGATTAGTGCATCGTCAAAATTTTGAATTACCGCAAGTAGAATCAACTGTGGAAGAATTGAGTGTGGATGGAGGAAATATACGCATTCGTACAATCAAGGGACAAGTCTGTGATTGGAAGGGTTATAAAGCTACCTGCTTACATGAAAAACAAGCTATTGCTGCCTCATTTCAAGAAAATAGTCTTGTAATTGATTGGGTCAAAAGCCAATCAATTGCTCCTATCTTGACCTGTCTTGGCGATGGCCATGACGGTATTTGGAATATTGTCCGCGATTTTGCTCCCGAACACCAGCGTCGGGAAGTACTTGATTGGTTTCATCTGATGGAAAACCTACACAAGATTGGCGGTTCTAATCAACGGCTCAATCAGGCTAAAATCCTTCTCTGGCAAGGAAAAGTTGATGATGCTATCGCTGTCTTTGCTGACTGTCAGCTAAAACAAGCTTTTAATTTCTGTACTTATCTTGAGAAACATCGACACCGGATTGTCAATTACCAATATTATCAAGCAGAACAAATCTGTTCCATTGGTTCTGGTACTATTGAGTCTACTGTCAAACAGATTGACCGTCGAACCAAAATTTCTGGCGCACAATGGAAATCTGATAACGTTCCTCAAGTCTTAGCTCAACGCCAGAGCTTATCTCAATGGATTAATCTTTGCTCACTAAATAAAAACTGGGATGCTCCCGTAGAGACTTAG
- a CDS encoding DUF928 domain-containing protein — translation MKHRFWASYLLAALAFLPLESAITTQVLATESVLQLAQAKSAYTQYMQLGYNETRRRNYRKALGYFQQAERSRPGDRYATAAIRNVTSYIQRGRNRIAFVPGRPGRVRSAGTRGSCFQTGQNIIPLTPTDKEAQRTTAERPTLFFYVPQTSTTVQALEFVLRDDDSSDPLYKGTFKPVGQNGIVSVNVPANQPSLQIGKEYSWTFSMICDTNNRDKDSYVEGTIVRSQDENLSLQLNQPNTDLDRAVLFATAGFWEDSLRTLANLRRQRPNDPEVQKYWEDLLNSVEIKEVVNKPLLPCCTVQK, via the coding sequence ATGAAACATAGATTTTGGGCAAGCTATTTGCTTGCAGCTTTAGCATTTCTTCCCTTAGAATCTGCGATTACTACACAGGTTTTGGCAACAGAGTCAGTTTTGCAACTGGCACAAGCCAAATCTGCTTACACGCAATATATGCAACTCGGCTATAACGAAACTAGACGGAGAAACTACCGAAAAGCTTTAGGATATTTTCAGCAAGCAGAGCGATCGCGTCCTGGAGATAGGTATGCTACTGCTGCAATTAGAAATGTAACAAGTTACATCCAACGCGGTAGAAATCGTATTGCCTTCGTCCCAGGTAGACCTGGTAGGGTAAGGTCAGCAGGAACACGAGGAAGTTGCTTTCAAACTGGACAAAATATTATTCCCCTGACACCGACAGATAAGGAAGCTCAACGAACCACAGCAGAGCGTCCCACATTATTCTTCTATGTTCCTCAAACCTCTACAACAGTACAAGCACTAGAATTTGTTTTGCGGGATGATGATAGCTCCGACCCATTGTATAAGGGAACTTTCAAACCTGTTGGACAGAATGGTATTGTTAGTGTAAATGTACCTGCTAATCAGCCATCTCTACAAATCGGTAAAGAGTATAGTTGGACTTTTTCAATGATTTGTGATACTAACAACCGCGATAAAGACTCTTATGTAGAAGGTACAATAGTGCGATCGCAAGATGAAAACCTCTCTCTTCAGCTAAACCAACCAAACACAGACTTGGATCGTGCAGTTCTATTTGCAACTGCTGGATTTTGGGAAGATTCTCTCAGAACTTTAGCTAATTTACGCCGCCAGCGTCCTAACGATCCTGAAGTTCAGAAATATTGGGAAGATTTGTTGAATTCAGTAGAGATTAAAGAAGTTGTAAACAAGCCTTTATTGCCCTGTTGTACTGTTCAAAAATAA
- a CDS encoding LLM class flavin-dependent oxidoreductase, which translates to MSTTRKFRLGAFVQATGHHVSSWRHPDAQADAGLNFEHYKEITQTAERGLFDAVFLADSPGVWGGSPETQYRNGKMAHFEPVTLFSALSSVTKNIGFISTASTTYEEPYTLARKFASLDYLSNGRAGWNVVTTGNENAARNFGLEHHPEHSQRYERAEEFVEVVKGLWDSWEDDAFIRDKESGVYFDPDKLHTLNHKGKYFSVQGPLNVGRPPQGYPVIVQAGASESGRDLAARTAEVIFTANQTLADAQEFYADVKGRLAQYGRSPDDLKIMPGAFPIIGRTEAEAQEKYEFLQSLIHPDVAWGILKNYYKGVDLSKYSLDDVAPELPSDTNTNKSRLKLVRDLATRGTLTLRQLYLSLATARGHRTILGTPETIADQLEEWFNNGAADAFNIMPPILPTELDEFVNLVVPILQKRGLFRTEYEGSTLRENLGLRRPVNRFAAKQVDKSLVLA; encoded by the coding sequence ATGAGTACAACACGCAAGTTTCGTTTAGGTGCATTCGTTCAAGCCACCGGTCATCATGTCTCCTCTTGGCGACACCCCGATGCACAAGCAGATGCTGGATTGAATTTCGAGCATTACAAGGAAATTACCCAGACTGCCGAACGCGGCTTGTTTGATGCAGTTTTTCTAGCAGATAGCCCAGGAGTCTGGGGTGGCTCTCCAGAAACTCAGTATCGCAACGGTAAAATGGCCCATTTCGAGCCAGTCACTCTCTTCTCGGCCTTGTCCTCTGTTACCAAAAATATCGGCTTCATTTCCACCGCCTCGACTACTTATGAAGAACCCTACACCTTGGCGCGGAAGTTTGCCTCGTTGGACTACTTGAGTAACGGCCGGGCAGGGTGGAATGTAGTCACCACAGGCAATGAGAACGCCGCTCGTAATTTCGGGCTTGAGCATCACCCGGAACATAGCCAGCGTTATGAACGCGCCGAAGAGTTTGTGGAAGTAGTGAAAGGACTGTGGGATAGCTGGGAAGATGATGCTTTTATCCGTGACAAAGAATCTGGTGTGTATTTCGACCCAGATAAACTGCATACACTCAACCATAAAGGCAAATATTTTTCTGTCCAAGGCCCTTTAAACGTCGGTCGTCCGCCTCAAGGCTACCCCGTGATTGTTCAGGCTGGAGCTTCGGAATCTGGCCGGGACTTAGCTGCACGCACCGCCGAAGTGATTTTCACCGCTAATCAAACCCTAGCTGATGCCCAAGAATTTTATGCTGATGTGAAAGGGAGATTAGCACAATATGGGCGATCGCCAGACGATCTAAAAATTATGCCCGGTGCTTTCCCAATCATTGGCCGTACCGAAGCAGAAGCTCAAGAGAAATACGAATTCCTGCAATCGCTGATTCATCCTGATGTCGCCTGGGGAATTTTAAAGAACTATTACAAAGGTGTGGATCTGTCGAAATATTCTCTAGATGATGTGGCTCCTGAACTGCCCAGCGACACCAACACTAACAAGAGTCGTCTCAAACTAGTCAGAGATTTAGCGACTCGTGGCACTCTCACATTACGTCAGTTGTATCTCTCTCTTGCCACCGCACGAGGACATCGCACCATCCTTGGTACACCCGAAACCATTGCCGATCAGTTAGAAGAATGGTTCAACAATGGTGCGGCAGACGCCTTTAATATCATGCCGCCAATTCTCCCCACAGAATTAGATGAATTCGTTAACTTAGTCGTTCCCATCTTGCAAAAACGTGGATTGTTCCGTACCGAATATGAGGGTAGTACCTTACGTGAAAACCTGGGATTGCGTCGTCCGGTCAATCGTTTTGCTGCAAAACAAGTAGACAAGAGCCTCGTGTTGGCGTAA
- a CDS encoding LLM class flavin-dependent oxidoreductase, giving the protein MTTTRKLRLGAFIQATGHHISAWRHPDSQADAGLNFEHYKEITQTAERGLFDAVFLADSPSLQDNSEPEVLKRNGKLAKFEPVTLFSALAPLTKHIGFVATASTTYEEPYTLARKFASLDYLSNGRAAWNVVTTGNENAAGNFGLEHHPEHSQRYERAEEFVEVVKGLWDSWEDDAFIRDKESGVYFDPDKLHTLNYKGKHFSVQGPLNVGRPPQGYPVIVQAGASEVGRDLAAQTAEVIFTANQTLEDGQEFYADVKGRLAKYGRQLDDLKIMPGVFPVIGRTEEEAQEKYEFLQSLIHPSVAWGLLKTRYKGIDLSGYSLDDLAPPLPSDTNGGKSRLKLLTDLVNRGNLTLRQLYLSVATARGHRTIIGSPESIADQLEEWFSNGAADGFNIMPPILPTGLDDFVNLVIPVLQKRGLFRTEYEGNTLRENLGLRRPGNGFAAKQANKSLVVV; this is encoded by the coding sequence ATGACTACAACACGCAAACTTCGTTTAGGTGCATTCATTCAAGCTACAGGTCATCACATATCAGCTTGGCGGCATCCCGATTCACAAGCAGATGCTGGACTAAATTTCGAGCATTACAAAGAAATTACCCAAACTGCCGAACGCGGCTTGTTCGATGCGGTTTTCCTTGCCGATAGCCCCAGTTTACAAGACAATAGTGAACCGGAGGTGCTGAAGCGCAACGGTAAATTAGCAAAGTTTGAGCCAGTGACGCTATTTTCCGCACTAGCACCATTAACCAAGCATATTGGCTTTGTTGCTACCGCTTCCACCACTTATGAAGAACCTTATACCCTTGCTCGGAAGTTTGCCTCATTGGACTACTTGAGTAACGGCCGGGCGGCGTGGAATGTAGTCACCACAGGTAATGAGAATGCCGCCGGTAATTTCGGGCTTGAGCATCACCCGGAACATAGCCAGCGTTATGAACGCGCCGAAGAGTTTGTAGAAGTAGTAAAAGGCTTGTGGGATAGCTGGGAAGATGATGCTTTCATCCGCGACAAAGAATCTGGTGTCTATTTCGATCCAGATAAACTGCACACACTCAACTACAAAGGCAAACATTTTTCTGTCCAAGGCCCTTTAAACGTCGGTCGTCCGCCTCAAGGTTATCCAGTGATTGTGCAAGCTGGTGCTTCCGAAGTCGGCAGGGATCTGGCGGCACAGACTGCTGAAGTTATTTTTACTGCCAACCAAACCCTGGAAGACGGGCAAGAATTTTATGCCGATGTGAAAGGACGATTGGCTAAATATGGTCGCCAACTAGACGATTTGAAAATCATGCCAGGTGTGTTCCCAGTGATTGGACGCACTGAAGAAGAAGCCCAAGAAAAATACGAATTCCTGCAATCGTTAATTCACCCATCGGTGGCATGGGGATTACTCAAAACACGTTATAAAGGCATCGATTTATCTGGCTATTCACTCGACGATCTTGCACCACCATTGCCCAGTGATACTAACGGTGGTAAGAGCCGCCTCAAGTTATTGACGGATCTTGTAAATCGCGGCAACTTAACGCTGCGTCAGTTGTATCTCTCTGTCGCTACCGCGCGGGGTCATCGCACCATAATTGGTAGTCCTGAAAGTATTGCTGACCAGTTAGAAGAATGGTTCAGCAATGGTGCGGCAGATGGTTTTAATATCATGCCGCCAATTCTCCCCACAGGGTTAGATGACTTCGTTAATCTAGTTATCCCAGTCTTGCAAAAACGTGGATTGTTCCGTACTGAATATGAGGGCAATACCTTGCGTGAAAACCTCGGATTGCGTCGTCCAGGTAATGGTTTTGCAGCAAAACAAGCAAACAAGAGCCTCGTGGTAGTGTAA